In the Acetonema longum DSM 6540 genome, TCTCGTCTCTTTCTTATATGCTTCGACAAGTTTAATCATGACCCCATGGGCGGCAATGCCGCCATAGCCCAGCGCCGCCAGCAGGTCTTCCTCTGTGGCCATATTCCATTTTTGGGCTAAATCCGTCAGCCGGTCGCCTTTGAGAATCTCACGCCATTCTTCGCCGAATTTTTTGCCTTCCCGTTCCAGGATTTCCCATCCTTTAAGAATATTTTCCTCGCGTTTTTCCTTCTTAAACCACTGACGAATTTTATTGCGAGTTTCGGAAGAACCTACGATGTTCAGCCAGTCCCGGCTGGGTCCGTTGCTGTTCTTAGCGGTGATGATTTCGACGATATCGCCGTTAGCCAATTTATGCTCCAAGGGCACAATCTTGCCGTTGACCCGTGCTCCAACGCAACGATGCCCCACATCGGTATGAATGCGATAGGCGAAATCAAGGGGAACAGAGCCGGCAGGCAGGTCGATCACATCACCCTTAGGAGTAAAAACGAAAACCTCATCGGAAAACACATCAAGTTTAACCGTCTCGACAAACTCCCGAGGGTCTCTGAGATCCTGCTGCCATTCCAAAAGTTGCCGCAGCCAGGATAGCTTTTGGTCAAAATCTTTGCCGCTGTTTTTAGTGCCTTCTTTGTAGCGCCAGTGAGCCGCAATGCCGTACTCGGAGGTGCGGTGCATCTCCCAGGTGCGGATCTGTATCTCCAAAGGCTGTCCCCGGGTGCCGATCACCGTGGTGTGCAGCGATTGGTACATGTTGGATTTGGGCATGGCTATGTAATCTTTAAACCGCAGAGGAATGGGTTTCCACAAGGTATGAACAATTCCCAGGGCGCCGTAACAGTCTTTTACGGTCTCTACCAGGACTCTCACAGCTGACAGATCATAAATTTCATTGATGTCCTTATGATCCTTTTGCATTTTTTTGTAGATGCTGTAAAAGTGCTTGGGGCGGCCCTGAATTTCAGCTTTAATTCCCATATCGGCCAGCCGGTCAGATAAAATTCGGATGGCTTCGTCAATAATATCCTGTCGTTCCTGTCGTTTTTGTTTTACTTTTTCCACCAATTCGTAGTATCTTTCCGGCTCCAAATACCGAAAGGACAAGTCTTCCATTTCCCATTTAATATTGGACATACCCAGCCTGTGAGCCAAAGGGGCATAGATTTCCAGAGTTTCCCTGGCGATACGCTTCTGTTTGACCTCGGGCATAAACTTGAGTGTCCGCATATTATGGAGACGATCAGCTAATTTAATCAGCACTACCCGAAGATCTTTAGCCATGGCCAGCAGCATCTTACGATAGTTTTCCAGTTGCTGCTCTTCTTTCGACTTATACTCAATCCGGCTAAGCTTGGTCACCCCGTCCACCAGCATTGCGACTTCCTTGCCGAATTTTTTTTCGATATCCTCAAGGGTAATAAAAGTGTCTTCCACTACATCATGCAGGATAGCGGCGCTGATTGTCGTGGCGTCAATTTGTAAATCCGCCAGTATTTTAGCCACTCCCACCGGATGAATAATGTATTCCTCTCCCGAAACCCTCAACTGCCCCTTGTGTGCCTCACAGGCGACAGCATAGGCCTTGCGCAGCAGATCAACAGCCATTTCCGGTTGATAAACCTGGACTTGTCTTATAATGTCATCTACCGTGACCTTAGCTTCAGTGACCACGCCCATACCTCGCCTTCCCGAAACTCTTTCTGCATTTGTATACTGTATCTATGCAGCACTGAAAGCCTTCTCCCAAACTCCCCATAGAAAAACGCAAAGGTTTCTTCTCCGGGCGAGCTTATGAAAAAGCGCTGTCAAACCGGCCATCATCGTTATCCGCCGTCAGTTGACCCGCCGTGCCTGATTCAGGGTTTGCTTTTTGTTCTAATTTTTCCTGCTGCTCCGCCAATTGGGTTTCCAGCTCATCAATCCGTTGATGAGCGCGGTGCAGGGCCCAGCGCAGCCGAACCTGCGCTAAAGCTGCCAGGGAAAGAATTGCCAGGGCCCCCAAAG is a window encoding:
- a CDS encoding RelA/SpoT family protein translates to MGVVTEAKVTVDDIIRQVQVYQPEMAVDLLRKAYAVACEAHKGQLRVSGEEYIIHPVGVAKILADLQIDATTISAAILHDVVEDTFITLEDIEKKFGKEVAMLVDGVTKLSRIEYKSKEEQQLENYRKMLLAMAKDLRVVLIKLADRLHNMRTLKFMPEVKQKRIARETLEIYAPLAHRLGMSNIKWEMEDLSFRYLEPERYYELVEKVKQKRQERQDIIDEAIRILSDRLADMGIKAEIQGRPKHFYSIYKKMQKDHKDINEIYDLSAVRVLVETVKDCYGALGIVHTLWKPIPLRFKDYIAMPKSNMYQSLHTTVIGTRGQPLEIQIRTWEMHRTSEYGIAAHWRYKEGTKNSGKDFDQKLSWLRQLLEWQQDLRDPREFVETVKLDVFSDEVFVFTPKGDVIDLPAGSVPLDFAYRIHTDVGHRCVGARVNGKIVPLEHKLANGDIVEIITAKNSNGPSRDWLNIVGSSETRNKIRQWFKKEKREENILKGWEILEREGKKFGEEWREILKGDRLTDLAQKWNMATEEDLLAALGYGGIAAHGVMIKLVEAYKKETRNSTPPDVKQLIADLKPKRTKSKAGHGVLVKGESGVMVKLARCCNPVPDDLIVGYITRGRGVSIHRADCSNILNSLEEYDRMIDVSWDIAADDVYKVTVEITGMDRPGLLADVMMIASEIKLNVSSVNARAHKNKTATITLILEIKSLSELEQIMTKMRRVRDVYRVHRATASAGGA
- a CDS encoding lipopolysaccharide assembly LapA domain-containing protein gives rise to the protein MRENIIHSNFFYFEVIYMQFLTFTALVFSLAVAVFAIQNAAPVAVHFAVWGFETSLVIVILGSATLGALAILSLAALAQVRLRWALHRAHQRIDELETQLAEQQEKLEQKANPESGTAGQLTADNDDGRFDSAFS